In Thermodesulfobacteriota bacterium, the genomic window ATTTGCTGGTATATCTATATATTGACCTACTACAATTTGGTCTTCTCTAAGACCGTTTATTTCTTTAATTTCTGAAACTGATGCGTCATATTTCTCCGCAATTGTTGAAAGGGTATCACCTTTTTGAATCTGGTAGGTTAGATCATTGCTAGATTCCTCAAAAATTGGTTCGTTTTGCTCGAGCTCTTGTGTTTGCGCTGTGTTTTCTTGGATAACAGCTCCATTATTTGAGGTGTTTATATAGACATAAAGTGTAAGCAAAAATCCAAGAATCAGTATGTTAATCAAAAATCCTTTCATATGTAATCCTCTCTATTATTAATCCATTTTAAATAAATATATTGCACATCTGCCTAAGCATAAATTTCCAACAATCATTTTACCGAGTACTCATATGTATACTTTTGTCCTGCTCTGGTTAATTCAATTGTGAAAGAGTTTTGATCTCTAAGCTCTTCAAAAACTCCCAACGCCCTCTCTATATCGTTTAATTCAACATTGTTTATCCTATGAAGCGTGTCGCCATTTTTAATTCCAATCTTCCAGAAGATGCTGTTTGATCTAATACCAAAGAATCTTAGTCCATCGTCCTGAGGAATTACTCTGGCCTGCTGGACAATCTTAGTAGGATCACTTAGAAGATCCTCCAAAAGTTCACGCTCAACTTCATATTCGTTTTCACTTAACTTGCTTATCTGCTTATTGCTGTTGTCTTCTTTCTTCTTGTTTGTGCTAGAAGCTCTAGTATTTGGAAGTTTAGAGCTGCTTTTCGCGGATGCTATATCTCCTAAATTTTTACACTTAATTGTTTCTTGCTTTGTAGATCTTCTCTGGATTACTGCCTTGCAGTTGTTTACATCCACTAGGCTGACTTTCTCTGAGGGGATGATATCTATCTCATCTCCGCTTTTATAACCGTTCACCTTACTGTTATCGTCATTTTTTATGATTGCCACTGATTTTTGATCAGCATTAATTATAGTGCCTAAAAGCACCAAATTAAGATTGGATTCAGGCAAATCTTCGGGGTTGGTTGATGCAACTGCTGCAGCTTCTCCAGCCGGGTCTGGCAGCCCGAATATATTTCTTTTTACAATAACCTCATAGCTCGACAAAGGAATGTTCCTATTATTGTTTGTTTGTTTGTTAGTTTCTGCAGGGAAATAATTTTGTGAAGCTTGAGCATTTGGGGAAGTTACTTGTCCTTGGATTTTTGCATTTACACTGAGGGCTAGCAGATACGCAAGTGCTGCGAGCAGAACCAGATTTATAACCCACACATATCTTTTTAAAATAGTAACAAGCATTTAAGTAGAATA contains:
- the gspC gene encoding type II secretion system protein GspC translates to MWVINLVLLAALAYLLALSVNAKIQGQVTSPNAQASQNYFPAETNKQTNNNRNIPLSSYEVIVKRNIFGLPDPAGEAAAVASTNPEDLPESNLNLVLLGTIINADQKSVAIIKNDDNSKVNGYKSGDEIDIIPSEKVSLVDVNNCKAVIQRRSTKQETIKCKNLGDIASAKSSSKLPNTRASSTNKKKEDNSNKQISKLSENEYEVERELLEDLLSDPTKIVQQARVIPQDDGLRFFGIRSNSIFWKIGIKNGDTLHRINNVELNDIERALGVFEELRDQNSFTIELTRAGQKYTYEYSVK